One genomic segment of Pseudomonadota bacterium includes these proteins:
- the rpsI gene encoding 30S ribosomal protein S9 has protein sequence MTEQLLVQEDRKPEIDKLGRSYATGRRKKSSARVWIQKGNGKITINGKDAEIYFGRPVLRMVIGQVFDTTNTNGEIDVVCSVKGGGLSGQAGAILHGIARALDKYNPEFHSVLRKGGFLTRDSRAVERKKPGRPKARKSFQFSKR, from the coding sequence ATGACAGAACAATTGTTAGTACAAGAAGATCGTAAGCCTGAGATAGATAAACTTGGTCGTTCTTACGCTACGGGTCGTAGGAAGAAATCTTCTGCAAGAGTTTGGATACAAAAAGGTAACGGTAAAATTACTATCAACGGTAAAGATGCTGAAATTTACTTCGGTCGTCCGGTACTTCGTATGGTTATAGGTCAGGTTTTTGATACGACCAATACCAACGGTGAAATAGATGTTGTGTGTTCTGTAAAAGGCGGTGGTCTTTCAGGTCAGGCCGGAGCTATCTTACACGGTATTGCAAGGGCTTTGGATAAATATAACCCCGAGTTCCACTCGGTATTGCGTAAGGGTGGTTTCCTTACTCGTGACAGCCGTGCTGTTGAGCGTAAGAAGCCGGGTCGTCCAAAAGCAAGAAAGAGCTTCCAGTTCTCCAAGCGTTAA